The DNA region GCTGGGCCTCGAAGAAACGTTCCTTGAGATCCTTCGTCTTATTGGCAAAGTGGAGGGGATCGTCCACTTCAAAGGGCTCCAGGATCACCCCGTGGGCGCCTTTTCTGATCCACAATTTTGCCAAGGGTACCCCTTCACCAGATTCGGTAACCGCCGAGTGTATATTCTCCATATAGAGAATGTCCTCCAGTTTGAATTCAATGATCTTCGGGTTATCCCCTAATGGATCGTAGAGGAGGATGAATTTGTTCTTCTCCGATGGATGCTGCCGGGGATATCCCGTAAAGGGTACACTATCCTTGGGGGCGCCCCCTGTATATTTGGTTATTTCATTGAGGGGTAATGTTTCCAGGTAGCTGATTATACTCATAGGTACCTCCGGCTATAACTATAAATCGGATGGTCTCCCTACGCAAGTTGTATAAAAGCCCTTTTTCAGGTACCATGAAAAAAATAGGGGGTTTTATGACAGCGACTACCGGATCCCTGGGGGCCTTTGTGTTCCAGGGATCAAATCTGATTTTTCCTGACAATATCGATATCTCGGCGGCCATTAACCCCCTGTCCCGGGATCTGGTTTTTGATGCCTTTGGCGGATCGGGTCTAACAAACCCAAGAAATTACTATGAAATTAAGACCGTAGATGGAACTGCTACAGTCACCGGTTTAATGCTGGAAATGGGTGATCTCCCCCCAGGTTGGAGGAGTCTTTCCATTCGGCAGGTCCTTGCGGAGGCGATCCATGGGCTGGTAACCGGGGATAGTGCTGGAGGGCTCTTGTTCCGCTCTTACCACCTCATGCAGTGGCGCCGGGATTCAGCCTATTGCGGCAGTTGCGGCAGTCTGAACAGCGATTCGTCTGAGGGGACGGCCCGGAACTGTCCGGTCTGCGGCAGGGTGGAATTCCCCCGCATATCCCCGGCGGTTATTGTGCTTATTACCAACGATAAAGACGAGGCCCTTCTGGCCCATAACGCCAATTTTAACAACGGGGTATACAGCCTTATCGCGGGCTTCGTAGAGGCTGGGGAAAATCTGGAAACAACGATAAAACGGGAAGTAAAGGAAGAGGTGAATATTGAGGTGGACCGGATACGCTATGCAGCCTCCCAGCCCTGGCCTTTCCCCAATTCACTGATGCTGGGATTTACCGCCCATTATACAGGAGGGGAGCTGAAACCCGATGGGACAGAAATCATTGATGCCCAATGGTTCAGCAAGGAGAGCATACCCACCCTGCCTGGCCATGGATCGGTTGCCCGGTATATTATTAACCGCTGGCTAAAAGGAGAAACTTAACTCTTGGGCTCCGCTAAATCTATAGTTTCGTCAGTCCAGCCGCCTTCAAGGGCATGGGTCGAACGGATGTAAACGGTTGCCGCCTGATCCCTGGTCAGATTCAGTTTAGCATTGCTGGTAAAACGCTGAAGCGCCCCTTCGGCGTCCTTAAAAGCGACGCTGTTCGCTGCCTGAAGGACAAATATCAAATCCAGCTTAAACCGTTCGGTATTTTCTTTTTCTGTAACTTCACCGGCCTTCTGATAGTCCGGGATGCTGATCTCTTTATACGCAGTTTTGTCCAGGTTTTGGGCATAAACCGCATTAAAGGCGATAAACAAAACAAATGCTAGGGCAAAACGTTTCATATAAATCTCCTTGAAATCATACTATAAACCATATTTGAAAACTATGCAACTCACCTTTTATCGTATATTTCTCCGTACTTTGTGTTGATCCGTACCGCCTGGTGGTAATCAATCTGCGCCTGGGCATATTCCCCCAGGTAGGAAAGGGCCTTGCCCCGGCTTATGTAGGCGGTGGCATAATTGGGGTTGATTTCGATGGCCCGGTTAAAGTCATCTATGGCCAGCCGGTATTCCCCGATATTAGCGTAGACCGCCCCCCGGTGCCTATAGGCCAGGGCCAGATTGGGGTTGAGCTTGATGGCTTCGTTATAATCCGCTATGGCCTTGCCGTAATCGCCTCTGTTGTTATAGGCTACACCCCGGTTACTGTAGGCCCTGGGAAGGTCCGGGCCGGCATTCAGGTTGATGGAGATGACCCGGTCGTAATCGACCTTTGCCCGATCAGGGTAGCCTACATCGTAGTAAATATTGCCCCGGTTGATCAGGGCTTCCACATAGTTAGGGTTGATCCGTATGGCCTGGTTGTAATCCGCCACTGCCTTATCGTACTCGCCCTTGTTGGCGTAGGCATCGCCCCGGCTGCCGAAGGCCTTGGCATAACCCGGTGAGAGGCGCACAGCCTGGTTAAAGTCCAGGATCGCCTGATCGTACTCTCCCTTGCGCAGGTGGATTTCCCCCCGGTTGCGGTAGGCCTTGGCGTAGTTGGGGTCCATGGTGATGGCCATGGTAAAATCATTCCGAGCCCGCTCATAGTCCCCGATTTCGGTGAAGAGCAGCCCCCGGTTGTTATAGGCAAAGGTGTAGTTCTGTTTGAGCCTGATAGCCTCGGTATAGTCCGCCATGGCCCAGGTGTATTCGCCCTTGATCACATAAACTACCCCCCGGTTATTGTAAGCCTCCGCATAATAGGGGTTGAGCCGTATTGCCTGATTGTAATACCCAATGGCCCGGTCATATTCCTTCCGGTCCGCAAAAATGATGCCCCGGTTAAGGTACTCATCGTAATTGAGGCTGTCCGCGAAGGCCCCCTGATACGCGGAAAGGAGCAGCAACAGTGTCAAGGGGAACACTGCATTTGGAATAGTTTTTCTCCTGGTCATAGAATCCTCCTTAAACATTTTCTATTCTGTTAGCGTCCCTGGGGTGAATAAAGGTATCTGAAATATTCCATATCCGTGGAAAGGGTCTTGTCAAATTTTGGGAGGGTACTCCGGTAGGATTCCACGGCTCGCCAGAAGTCGAAGAAGTTCCGGTCCCGGGAATAGGCTTCCGCATAGATACTCGCGGCTTCCGCGTCCGCAGTACCCCGGATGGTTTCTGCGGTTGCATAGGCTCCGGACAGAATGGACATCCGTTCATTTTCCATGCGTCCCATCCATTCGGCCTTTTTCCCTTCACCGTCGGACCGGAAGGCCTGGGCTATCTGGTTTCGTTCCTTGATCATCCGGGCGTAGACACTCTGGGTCAGCTCATCGGAATACCGGATCTGCCGGATTACCACATCGATAAGTTCAATGCCGTATTCGGGAACCATCTTCCGGGACCGTTCCAGGATTTCTTCCGCCAGGGCCCGGCGCCCCCGCTGTATGGGTTCCCTGGACCCTGCGGACTGGATCAGTATGGGCAGATCGATCTGGGTGTTGTCCCCAATGCCCAGGCTGTCCGCATTGTCCGCCTGTTCCAGGATGATGTTGGAATTCCGCACCGTTTCCCGGAGGTAATTTTCCGCAACCACGGTCCGTACTTCCGAATCAATAACCTCCGCCAGTTTTGAATAGGCCAGGTTGATGCTTTTAATGGATTCGTAGAATTTCTGTGGGTCCGCAATTCTCCACCGGGCGGTGACATCCACCCAGATATACTGTTTTTCCCGGGTGGGCATGTTCTTCTGTTCTCCGTCCCAAGCCATGATTCGTTTGGGGTAGCGTACCACCTGATCAATAAAGGGTGTCTTTATGTGGAGCCCTGCATCGGTGATCACGTTCACCAGCCTTCCCATCTGGACCACCACCGCCTGTTCCCCCTCATCTACCACGTAGATGGGGCCTGCCATGAGTATTCCTATCACCACCACTGCAATGATTATTAGTACCACCATTGATTTTTTCATTACCTTGCCCCTCCTGAAGAACGGGAAGCATTAAGATCCCGCAGGGGGAGGAAGTTGTTAAAATTCCGGTCGATGATCACCGTTTCGGTATCATCCTTGAATACTTCTTCCATCATTTCATAGTAGAGCCGCTGCCGGGTAACATCCGGCGCCTTGCGGTATTCTTCGTATACCGAGTTAAACCGGGCTACATCGCCGTTCGCTTTGTTGATCCGTTCCGCCTCATAACCTTGGGCAATCTGGATGAGCCGGTCCGCCTCGCCCTTGGCCCGGGG from Treponema primitia ZAS-2 includes:
- a CDS encoding tetratricopeptide repeat protein yields the protein MTRRKTIPNAVFPLTLLLLLSAYQGAFADSLNYDEYLNRGIIFADRKEYDRAIGYYNQAIRLNPYYAEAYNNRGVVYVIKGEYTWAMADYTEAIRLKQNYTFAYNNRGLLFTEIGDYERARNDFTMAITMDPNYAKAYRNRGEIHLRKGEYDQAILDFNQAVRLSPGYAKAFGSRGDAYANKGEYDKAVADYNQAIRINPNYVEALINRGNIYYDVGYPDRAKVDYDRVISINLNAGPDLPRAYSNRGVAYNNRGDYGKAIADYNEAIKLNPNLALAYRHRGAVYANIGEYRLAIDDFNRAIEINPNYATAYISRGKALSYLGEYAQAQIDYHQAVRINTKYGEIYDKR
- the nudC gene encoding NAD(+) diphosphatase, encoding MTATTGSLGAFVFQGSNLIFPDNIDISAAINPLSRDLVFDAFGGSGLTNPRNYYEIKTVDGTATVTGLMLEMGDLPPGWRSLSIRQVLAEAIHGLVTGDSAGGLLFRSYHLMQWRRDSAYCGSCGSLNSDSSEGTARNCPVCGRVEFPRISPAVIVLITNDKDEALLAHNANFNNGVYSLIAGFVEAGENLETTIKREVKEEVNIEVDRIRYAASQPWPFPNSLMLGFTAHYTGGELKPDGTEIIDAQWFSKESIPTLPGHGSVARYIINRWLKGET
- the hflC gene encoding protease modulator HflC is translated as MKKSMVVLIIIAVVVIGILMAGPIYVVDEGEQAVVVQMGRLVNVITDAGLHIKTPFIDQVVRYPKRIMAWDGEQKNMPTREKQYIWVDVTARWRIADPQKFYESIKSINLAYSKLAEVIDSEVRTVVAENYLRETVRNSNIILEQADNADSLGIGDNTQIDLPILIQSAGSREPIQRGRRALAEEILERSRKMVPEYGIELIDVVIRQIRYSDELTQSVYARMIKERNQIAQAFRSDGEGKKAEWMGRMENERMSILSGAYATAETIRGTADAEAASIYAEAYSRDRNFFDFWRAVESYRSTLPKFDKTLSTDMEYFRYLYSPQGR